One window of Kosakonia cowanii JCM 10956 = DSM 18146 genomic DNA carries:
- a CDS encoding YsaB family lipoprotein yields the protein MMKFTLPMLMLLLTSCSAPEKTPEQKAQTARPGPTRSLDMEQLCRENAAHRYNTGAEKVNVTGFEQYQGSYEMRGVTPRHEAFVCTFDAEGQFLHLSMR from the coding sequence ATGATGAAGTTTACTCTGCCGATGCTGATGTTGCTGCTGACAAGTTGCAGCGCGCCCGAGAAAACGCCGGAGCAGAAGGCGCAAACGGCACGGCCTGGCCCGACACGCTCCCTCGATATGGAGCAACTCTGCCGGGAAAACGCCGCGCACCGCTACAACACCGGGGCGGAAAAAGTGAACGTTACCGGCTTCGAACAGTATCAGGGCAGTTACGAGATGCGTGGCGTTACGCCGCGTCATGAAGCGTTTGTCTGCACTTTTGACGCTGAAGGGCAGTTTTTGCATCTTTCGATGCGTTAA